From a single Pieris rapae chromosome 17, ilPieRapa1.1, whole genome shotgun sequence genomic region:
- the LOC110997386 gene encoding uncharacterized protein LOC110997386, which yields MEWSREKTILLVGLLQVNAALWNYETKRGKQKRKQELRSIANVFKISVFHITKKIQHLRTQYNRESAREARSQNTNDTYVTNWYAYDYLHFFKDSNKPYRPVHSDIYTSTDNAISPDETKNDALSPKMTRTTLDSDLVNSSTAKRDEFSVFGEYIANELYSLKCERSLLLAKKRIHDVIFDIKMNLLSEFSLKPINVFTTAISQIEPVHNEKLLYTIPVVKNNDALPTSQAPPTSATNEIIINVDLPLFNIQS from the exons ATGGAATGGTCTCGCGAGAAAACCATTCTATTAGTCGGATTACTTCAAGTAAATGCAGCGCTTTGGAATTATGAAACTAAGCGCGGGAAACAAAAACGCAAACAAGAGCTTCGTTCGAttgcaaatgtatttaaaatatcagttttccacataacaaagaaaatacagCACTTGAGGACTCAATATAACAGAGAATCAGCTCGAGAGGCCCGTTCTCAAAATACAAATGATACATACGTAACAAATTGGTATGCCTATGATTACTTACACTTTTTTAAGGACTCAAATAAGCCATACAGACCTGTTCATTCG GATATTTATACATCAACTGATAATGCAATATCACCTGATGAGACTAAAAATGATGCCTTATCACCTAAAATGACAAGAACTACATTGGATTCCGACTTAGTTAACTCTTCAACAGCAAAGAGAGATGAATTTTCAGTATTTGGTGAATACATTGCAAATGAACTTTATTCACTCAAATGTGAAAGAAGCCTATTACTTGCAAAAAAGAGAATACATGATGTAATATTTgacattaaaatgaatttgctAAGTGAATTTAGTCTGAAACCTATCAATGTCTTCACAACAGCCATTTCTCAAATAGAGCCAGTGCACAATGAAAAATTGTTGTATACTATTCctgttgtaaaaaataatgatgcaTTACCAACATCTCAAGCACCTCCAACATCGGCGACAAatgagattattattaatgtggACCTACCACTATTCAACATTCAAAGTTGA